In Salmo salar chromosome ssa03, Ssal_v3.1, whole genome shotgun sequence, a single genomic region encodes these proteins:
- the rpusd1 gene encoding RNA pseudouridylate synthase domain-containing protein 1 isoform X2: protein MEPGSMEPGSVEPGGVEPGGVEPGGMEPGGVEPGGMEPGGMEPGGMEPGGMEPGSVEPGSVEPGSVEPGSMEPGSMEPTSMEPLEMFRDVKPARCVEPARSVEPARCVEPARSVEPARCVEPARSVEPARSVEPARGVEPARGVEPASVDSLKVLYQSCDYIIVDKHWDIRIDSKMWYEKRTVQKQLGLRFPELADPGTYYGFRFCHQLDYSTSGVLCVALNKAAAGRVYHCFKDRRATKVRGWVEEEMMSLDFSIGENTTEGRTHMMCIQGTDGCENPKPCRTHLTVLEYGAYDGGPVTKVLLQPLTGRTHQLRVHCEAVGHPIVGDYTYSLGADSAPYRMMLHAHLLHLPLQPLPLQAVAPDPFTTPADPRWRPQRCLRTVEGAVETLLEHRAAEERTEREEKERRQREERRKQQEERRKRWRGREESEEQRRMCQQWLSEWTDV, encoded by the exons ATGGAACCGGGCAGTATGGAACCGGGCAGTGTGGAACCGGGCGGTGTGGAACCTGGCGGTGTGGAACCGGGCGGTATGGAACCGGGCGGTGTGGAACCGGGCGGTATGGAACCTGGCGGTATGGAACCGGGCGGTATGGAACCTGGCGGTATGGAACCTGGCAGTGTAGAACCTGGCAGTGTGGAACCTGGCAGTGTGGAACCTGGCAGTATGGAACCGGGCAGTATGGAACCAACCAGTATGGAACCGCTGGAAATGTTCAGGGATGTGAAACCGGCCAGATGTGTGGAACCGGCCAGAAGTGTGGAACCGGCCAGATGTGTGGAACCGGCCAGAAGTGTGGAACCGGCCAGATGTGTGGAACCGGCCAGAAGTGTGGAACCGGCCAGAAGTGTGGAACCGGCCAGAGGTGTGGAACCGGCCAGAGGTGTGGAACCGGCCAGTGTTGACAGTCTGAAggttctgtatcagagctgtgACTACATCATAGTGGATAAGCACTGGGACATCCGAATAGACAGCAAGATGTGGTACGAGAAACGCACGGTCCAGAAACAGCTGGGGCTCCGTTTCCCTGAGCTGGCCGACCCCGGGACGTACTATGGATTCAG gttctgCCACCAGCTGGACTACTCCACcagtggggttttgtgtgtggctCTGAACAAGGCTGCTGCTGGCCGGGTCTACCACTGCTTTAAAGACCGCAGAGCTACCAAG GTGAGAGgctgggtagaggaggagatgatgtCTCTAGATTTCTCCATCGGTGAAAACACCACAGAGGGAAGAACACACATGATGTGTATCCAAGGAACAGATG GTTGTGAGAACCCCAAGCCCTGTCGAACACACCTCACAGTGTTGGAGTACGGAGCTTATGATGGAGGTCCTGTTACCAAGGTGCTGCTGCAGCCtctcacag GTCGTACCCACCAGCTGAGGGTCCACTGTGAGGCGGTAGGCCACCCCATCGTTGGAGACTACACCTACAGCCTGGGAGCAGACAGCGCCCCCTATCGTATGATGCTGCACGCACACCTCCTACACCTCCCCTTACAGCCTCTCCCCCTGCAGGCCGTCGCCCCTGACCCCTTCACCACGCCCGCTGATCCCCGCTGGCGCCCGCAGCGCTGCCTCCGGACTGTAGAGGGAGCCGTGGAGACTCTGCTGGAGCACAGGGCGGCGGAGGAGAGGACGGagcgggaggagaaggagaggaggcagcgggaggagaggaggaagcagcaggaggagaggaggaagaggtggagggggagagaggagagtgaggagcaGAGGAGGATGTGTCAGCAGTGgttgtctgagtggactgatgtCTGA
- the rpusd1 gene encoding RNA pseudouridylate synthase domain-containing protein 1 isoform X1 gives MEPGSMEPGSVEPGGVEPGGVEPGGMEPGGVEPGGMEPGGMEPGGMEPGGMEPGSVEPGSVEPGSVEPGSMEPGSMEPTSMEPLEMFRDVKPARCVEPARSVEPARCVEPARSVEPARCVEPARSVEPARSVEPARGVEPARGVEPASVDSLKVLYQSCDYIIVDKHWDIRIDSKMWYEKRTVQKQLGLRFPELADPGTYYGFRFCHQLDYSTSGVLCVALNKAAAGRVYHCFKDRRATKVYLALVRGWVEEEMMSLDFSIGENTTEGRTHMMCIQGTDGCENPKPCRTHLTVLEYGAYDGGPVTKVLLQPLTGRTHQLRVHCEAVGHPIVGDYTYSLGADSAPYRMMLHAHLLHLPLQPLPLQAVAPDPFTTPADPRWRPQRCLRTVEGAVETLLEHRAAEERTEREEKERRQREERRKQQEERRKRWRGREESEEQRRMCQQWLSEWTDV, from the exons ATGGAACCGGGCAGTATGGAACCGGGCAGTGTGGAACCGGGCGGTGTGGAACCTGGCGGTGTGGAACCGGGCGGTATGGAACCGGGCGGTGTGGAACCGGGCGGTATGGAACCTGGCGGTATGGAACCGGGCGGTATGGAACCTGGCGGTATGGAACCTGGCAGTGTAGAACCTGGCAGTGTGGAACCTGGCAGTGTGGAACCTGGCAGTATGGAACCGGGCAGTATGGAACCAACCAGTATGGAACCGCTGGAAATGTTCAGGGATGTGAAACCGGCCAGATGTGTGGAACCGGCCAGAAGTGTGGAACCGGCCAGATGTGTGGAACCGGCCAGAAGTGTGGAACCGGCCAGATGTGTGGAACCGGCCAGAAGTGTGGAACCGGCCAGAAGTGTGGAACCGGCCAGAGGTGTGGAACCGGCCAGAGGTGTGGAACCGGCCAGTGTTGACAGTCTGAAggttctgtatcagagctgtgACTACATCATAGTGGATAAGCACTGGGACATCCGAATAGACAGCAAGATGTGGTACGAGAAACGCACGGTCCAGAAACAGCTGGGGCTCCGTTTCCCTGAGCTGGCCGACCCCGGGACGTACTATGGATTCAG gttctgCCACCAGCTGGACTACTCCACcagtggggttttgtgtgtggctCTGAACAAGGCTGCTGCTGGCCGGGTCTACCACTGCTTTAAAGACCGCAGAGCTACCAAGGTCTACCTggcactg GTGAGAGgctgggtagaggaggagatgatgtCTCTAGATTTCTCCATCGGTGAAAACACCACAGAGGGAAGAACACACATGATGTGTATCCAAGGAACAGATG GTTGTGAGAACCCCAAGCCCTGTCGAACACACCTCACAGTGTTGGAGTACGGAGCTTATGATGGAGGTCCTGTTACCAAGGTGCTGCTGCAGCCtctcacag GTCGTACCCACCAGCTGAGGGTCCACTGTGAGGCGGTAGGCCACCCCATCGTTGGAGACTACACCTACAGCCTGGGAGCAGACAGCGCCCCCTATCGTATGATGCTGCACGCACACCTCCTACACCTCCCCTTACAGCCTCTCCCCCTGCAGGCCGTCGCCCCTGACCCCTTCACCACGCCCGCTGATCCCCGCTGGCGCCCGCAGCGCTGCCTCCGGACTGTAGAGGGAGCCGTGGAGACTCTGCTGGAGCACAGGGCGGCGGAGGAGAGGACGGagcgggaggagaaggagaggaggcagcgggaggagaggaggaagcagcaggaggagaggaggaagaggtggagggggagagaggagagtgaggagcaGAGGAGGATGTGTCAGCAGTGgttgtctgagtggactgatgtCTGA
- the rpusd1 gene encoding RNA pseudouridylate synthase domain-containing protein 1 isoform X4: MEPGSMEPGSVEPGGVEPGGVEPGGMEPGGVEPGGMEPGGMEPGGMEPGGMEPGSVEPGSVEPGSVEPGSMEPGSMEPTSMEPLEMFRDVKPARCVEPARSVEPARCVEPARSVEPARCVEPARGVEPASVDSLKVLYQSCDYIIVDKHWDIRIDSKMWYEKRTVQKQLGLRFPELADPGTYYGFRFCHQLDYSTSGVLCVALNKAAAGRVYHCFKDRRATKVYLALVRGWVEEEMMSLDFSIGENTTEGRTHMMCIQGTDGCENPKPCRTHLTVLEYGAYDGGPVTKVLLQPLTGRTHQLRVHCEAVGHPIVGDYTYSLGADSAPYRMMLHAHLLHLPLQPLPLQAVAPDPFTTPADPRWRPQRCLRTVEGAVETLLEHRAAEERTEREEKERRQREERRKQQEERRKRWRGREESEEQRRMCQQWLSEWTDV; encoded by the exons ATGGAACCGGGCAGTATGGAACCGGGCAGTGTGGAACCGGGCGGTGTGGAACCTGGCGGTGTGGAACCGGGCGGTATGGAACCGGGCGGTGTGGAACCGGGCGGTATGGAACCTGGCGGTATGGAACCGGGCGGTATGGAACCTGGCGGTATGGAACCTGGCAGTGTAGAACCTGGCAGTGTGGAACCTGGCAGTGTGGAACCTGGCAGTATGGAACCGGGCAGTATGGAACCAACCAGTATGGAACCGCTGGAAATGTTCAGGGATGTGAAACCGGCCAGATGTGTGGAACCGGCCAGAAGTGTGGAACCGGCCAGATGTGTGGAACCGGCCAGAAGTGTGGAACCGGCCAGAT GTGTGGAACCGGCCAGAGGTGTGGAACCGGCCAGTGTTGACAGTCTGAAggttctgtatcagagctgtgACTACATCATAGTGGATAAGCACTGGGACATCCGAATAGACAGCAAGATGTGGTACGAGAAACGCACGGTCCAGAAACAGCTGGGGCTCCGTTTCCCTGAGCTGGCCGACCCCGGGACGTACTATGGATTCAG gttctgCCACCAGCTGGACTACTCCACcagtggggttttgtgtgtggctCTGAACAAGGCTGCTGCTGGCCGGGTCTACCACTGCTTTAAAGACCGCAGAGCTACCAAGGTCTACCTggcactg GTGAGAGgctgggtagaggaggagatgatgtCTCTAGATTTCTCCATCGGTGAAAACACCACAGAGGGAAGAACACACATGATGTGTATCCAAGGAACAGATG GTTGTGAGAACCCCAAGCCCTGTCGAACACACCTCACAGTGTTGGAGTACGGAGCTTATGATGGAGGTCCTGTTACCAAGGTGCTGCTGCAGCCtctcacag GTCGTACCCACCAGCTGAGGGTCCACTGTGAGGCGGTAGGCCACCCCATCGTTGGAGACTACACCTACAGCCTGGGAGCAGACAGCGCCCCCTATCGTATGATGCTGCACGCACACCTCCTACACCTCCCCTTACAGCCTCTCCCCCTGCAGGCCGTCGCCCCTGACCCCTTCACCACGCCCGCTGATCCCCGCTGGCGCCCGCAGCGCTGCCTCCGGACTGTAGAGGGAGCCGTGGAGACTCTGCTGGAGCACAGGGCGGCGGAGGAGAGGACGGagcgggaggagaaggagaggaggcagcgggaggagaggaggaagcagcaggaggagaggaggaagaggtggagggggagagaggagagtgaggagcaGAGGAGGATGTGTCAGCAGTGgttgtctgagtggactgatgtCTGA
- the rpusd1 gene encoding RNA pseudouridylate synthase domain-containing protein 1 isoform X3 — protein sequence MEPGSMEPGSVEPGGVEPGGVEPGGMEPGGVEPGGMEPGGMEPGGMEPGGMEPGSVEPGSVEPGSVEPGSMEPGSMEPTSMEPLEMFRDVKPARCVEPARSVEPARCVEPARSVEPARSVEPARGVEPARGVEPASVDSLKVLYQSCDYIIVDKHWDIRIDSKMWYEKRTVQKQLGLRFPELADPGTYYGFRFCHQLDYSTSGVLCVALNKAAAGRVYHCFKDRRATKVYLALVRGWVEEEMMSLDFSIGENTTEGRTHMMCIQGTDGCENPKPCRTHLTVLEYGAYDGGPVTKVLLQPLTGRTHQLRVHCEAVGHPIVGDYTYSLGADSAPYRMMLHAHLLHLPLQPLPLQAVAPDPFTTPADPRWRPQRCLRTVEGAVETLLEHRAAEERTEREEKERRQREERRKQQEERRKRWRGREESEEQRRMCQQWLSEWTDV from the exons ATGGAACCGGGCAGTATGGAACCGGGCAGTGTGGAACCGGGCGGTGTGGAACCTGGCGGTGTGGAACCGGGCGGTATGGAACCGGGCGGTGTGGAACCGGGCGGTATGGAACCTGGCGGTATGGAACCGGGCGGTATGGAACCTGGCGGTATGGAACCTGGCAGTGTAGAACCTGGCAGTGTGGAACCTGGCAGTGTGGAACCTGGCAGTATGGAACCGGGCAGTATGGAACCAACCAGTATGGAACCGCTGGAAATGTTCAGGGATGTGAAACCGGCCAG ATGTGTGGAACCGGCCAGAAGTGTGGAACCGGCCAGATGTGTGGAACCGGCCAGAAGTGTGGAACCGGCCAGAAGTGTGGAACCGGCCAGAGGTGTGGAACCGGCCAGAGGTGTGGAACCGGCCAGTGTTGACAGTCTGAAggttctgtatcagagctgtgACTACATCATAGTGGATAAGCACTGGGACATCCGAATAGACAGCAAGATGTGGTACGAGAAACGCACGGTCCAGAAACAGCTGGGGCTCCGTTTCCCTGAGCTGGCCGACCCCGGGACGTACTATGGATTCAG gttctgCCACCAGCTGGACTACTCCACcagtggggttttgtgtgtggctCTGAACAAGGCTGCTGCTGGCCGGGTCTACCACTGCTTTAAAGACCGCAGAGCTACCAAGGTCTACCTggcactg GTGAGAGgctgggtagaggaggagatgatgtCTCTAGATTTCTCCATCGGTGAAAACACCACAGAGGGAAGAACACACATGATGTGTATCCAAGGAACAGATG GTTGTGAGAACCCCAAGCCCTGTCGAACACACCTCACAGTGTTGGAGTACGGAGCTTATGATGGAGGTCCTGTTACCAAGGTGCTGCTGCAGCCtctcacag GTCGTACCCACCAGCTGAGGGTCCACTGTGAGGCGGTAGGCCACCCCATCGTTGGAGACTACACCTACAGCCTGGGAGCAGACAGCGCCCCCTATCGTATGATGCTGCACGCACACCTCCTACACCTCCCCTTACAGCCTCTCCCCCTGCAGGCCGTCGCCCCTGACCCCTTCACCACGCCCGCTGATCCCCGCTGGCGCCCGCAGCGCTGCCTCCGGACTGTAGAGGGAGCCGTGGAGACTCTGCTGGAGCACAGGGCGGCGGAGGAGAGGACGGagcgggaggagaaggagaggaggcagcgggaggagaggaggaagcagcaggaggagaggaggaagaggtggagggggagagaggagagtgaggagcaGAGGAGGATGTGTCAGCAGTGgttgtctgagtggactgatgtCTGA